The nucleotide window CCTTGGTAGAGCCACATCAATTGAATCAAAGACAGCCCTGAAATAGCTCAATGTTTCAGCAAAACGGGGAAGGAAAGGGGCTGTATTGGTGTTCGATTCTTGCTCAACAAGAGTCACCACCTTGGGAGACAAGCTCTTAACCAGCCTCAACAGCCGGTCCCTATGATTTTGACAACTCACACTCTCATCTGGCATGTGGTGCAGCATGAAGGCAAAATTCACTGCAATTGCCTCTCCTGGTCGAACCTCAATGTTCTCAAGCTGAACCTCAGAAGCAGAAATTCCAGCTGCATGGAACTCAAAGGGTACCTTACATGACTCTGCAAGCCTTGACAACCTCTGTCCCACAAGACCAAGTCCCCCTCCCCGTGCATAAGCTGATGTGGAATCATCAATGCCCGTGATCCTAATCTGTGGGGGTCCTCCAGGCCGAGCAGCTAAAGCCTGGATTAAAGTAATCCACTGGCTGCCTTGAGCTACCTGAAAATCAATTATATGAACTCTACTTTCATCCTTCATAGCTTCTGCAATCGCTCCATTGGCTGACATATACCCAAACTTGAAGTATGGGCagatttcataaagtatgtgCATGTATGAGAGGAGTTCCGCACTGGCAGGCTCTTTGCATCTTAGGGCTGCATAGATAGCACTTCCTGAAGAAGCCAACCTTGCAACAAGACCTTCCAACATGTAAGCTCCTAATCGTTGGATTGGCTCACCTGAAACTGACACCATCTGACGTAAGTTTGACATCAACAATTCAGTTGTTGACATATCACTATTTGCCAATGCCTTCGCACAAGCGCAAAGGACCTCTTTCAAGTCACCTCTGGAGATCATCTCCATCATTTGTTCCCAGTTCTCTGCTTCTGATGAAAGCTGGTTAGGCCCAAGCTCATCTGTGATGGCATACATATCAAAGGCATCTAAATCATTTCCCAGCAAAACACTTTCCAGTTCCCTCATTTTGTGCCCCAAGTCATCCGTATCATTTGATAAGCACGACTGGTTGACAGGGGAGCCACAAGACTGGTAGTTCTGCAAATCTGGATGTGATGTTGGACTTCCATTTGCTGAGAAACCTATACTAGATGGAGAACTGTGAACAGGGTGGTAAGTACTGGTTCCTGACGAAGATTCATGGGTGCAGTACTGCGCCAAGTGTTGAACTGAAAGCTGTGTTCCTTGTATAACCTCATCAGAGGATGCTTGGTGGTCAACACTGGGGATAGGAGGCCAAGAGTAGGACTCTGGTTCTTCCACAGGCTGTTCTCCACATCCGTGAGAAACATTTGGGATTATATGTTTCTGTGATTCCTGCATTTTCAGCCAATTCGTTTGACTGATTGCAACCAACGTATATACTAATAAATTGTTATGGCACacaatttctcaaatttaaCTGAAAACTCTGTTGTCATATAGAGCGAACCTTGGCTACTTCAAATCATGCAGATGCATCATAATCATCTCAGAGAATTCAAAGAAAACTGTGCTTGGATTTGGTGGTGTATTAAAGAGAGTACATGTTCTGCAGAGAAAGGTAACAAGACAACTAGTGTTATTaagatggaaaaagaaaagaatattttaaCACTCGTAGTGAAAAATATTGAAGCAAAACCCATGTGAGATCATAGCAGCACATTCTACCTACATTTTGTGAACAAAATTTCTATCTGCGATACCAAGTATAGAACTGCTTTCATACCACAAATATTCATCCTTTTCAAACAAGTAAAGTGGAAAAGGAGGAGAATCTTATAGATATCTCTTTTGATGATTCCAGCTCTTTATGACTTTCTTCTCTGAATCGTGAGGGTACTTATCCCCTCTGAGTTGAAATTCGTTTTctattttgaacaaaaaatcTAGACCTTGGAATTTAACTTTAGCATTCAAGATTTAGGAAACAGAGAAACTTTAAAACACACAACAAGGCTTTCACTTGGAATTCTGAAGCTATCAGCTGTCACCATATCTTAATTCGAACAAACAGACAAGAAAAATTCACAACTCAAACGCCAAGCCACAAACCACCTTTTAAAAACCCATAAATTACTACCCCAGAACAAAAAAACCATGCTTTAAATAACTAATTCAAAGCTACAAAATTTACCACCAAGTTATCCACAAAATGCATTCATCCGTACAAAATCTGAAGAAACATATGCAAGTGCAGCAAACATTATAGTAAAAAAATCCAACTTGAAGAACACAAAAAGATTGAAAATAAGACTCACAAGGAATTTGGTGAAAACCCAGTTGGGTTTTTGACATATGAATGGTATATGATTATTGCAGCCTTCAGCTTTCGTCTTCTCCTTTGCTTCTTCTGAGTTCATATGAAGATCCAAAGTTTGTTGGTTTTACAACATTGTCTCCTACCTAAAAAATATCTCACTCTTACAGGTACGGCAATGCTGCTTAATTCAAAACCTCAATCTTTCCATAAATTACTCTGCTGCCACTGACAACACTACATCAACgcccaaaaaaattattttaatattaggAGATATTCCATAtcctatttcttcttcttcttcttgttgatcATCCTCCTGTATTATACACGACCTACTTGTGGTCATGTTTGACTTGTGACGTGAGAGACCATCTAAGGAAATTAGGCAACATTAATGTCTTGGAAAATGCTGAAATTTTGGAGTCCCTGATGGTTATCCTTTTCCGTGGAATTATGTGCCTCAATTAGTCATATGCTTTGGTCACAATTAAAGACCAAAGGCAAAGGGAGCAATGATGTTGGTTTGACTTGGAACTTACAAGAATGATGTCTGCAAGATTCTTTCGAGGTAACATGTCGCTGGGAAATTGTTACTTTTACACCTCCCACACGTGAAGGAAGGAGTatgtgatttatttatttattcaaattttttttttttgcttgagatttttattttaaagtgtATATATACAATGGTCGGCGGAACGAGGTATTCATATCGGGGTgaactaatttttctttcgTGTGGCATAGGAGTAAAGTTAGGATATGTGTGTGAGTCGCAAGTTGGAATAAACACAATATCATTTAATTGAAACTAAACCTATACACAAATTAAAGCTGAATTGCATATTGGTCTTTgtatatctacttatttttcaatttggtcattgttattttgattttgtcaattttagtCATGTAATTAGTTTAGTTTGCAATCAAGTCCTAAATGTAAGATGAAATTAGAGCTAAAATTATTACCGCCACGTGTGAGGgcatttttgtctttttaaaatatttgcaACGAACCCGAATCGTAACCACTGCGTCTATTTTTCTTAACAATCTTTTCTTTGTCATATAGAACTTGATTGCTAACTTTCCTCAATAAAAAACTCTCCCCTTCattaaaaatgattaaaattttcaaaattgaaatcgCATGGTGTTAAAGCCATTAATGAAGCCATGATTGGGAGTCAACTTTGCTATACAAAATGGAATTGGGttaccaaaattttgttttatatatcaTGTTTTGACTAATTGCACATATATCCAAGTAAAACCGTTTTTTTTGTCCACGTTTTTGACAAGTCAAACCCAAATAAATGTGTGGTGTAATCACGTTGATCAAGGCCAGCAAAGAAGGAATAGATAGACAGAGGAGCGCTTCATAATTTGTCTTGTGTATCATATATCTTTCCTAATATATACTTTTGCAATCTAAAACACTTGTTATAATTGCTTATCTTGATGATAACCATTTATCACACGAGCTAATAAATTCGTCTATTCACTACCACCGATTACACGTACAGATGTGTTCGTAATTATCGATTGTATACAACAATGTGTTTTTCGTTCTAATCAAACATAcattaaattttcttcataCACGGTTTTGTATCGCATCATTTTGtccaaactcaaaaaattaatttgacGGTGATGGAAGTGCTATCTACCGaaccattttatttaaaagtctcAACGAGTATGCTCaccaactaattaattaactttgtACAGCAAAGGCGGTTCGTTTCAGATTccatgcaaaaacaaaataggcaGGATTGACATAATTGCGGTGTTGATAAGGTTAAGTCAAGATAAGGATTTGTCTACCTCTTGCGTTGATTTTTATGTACTATATGACAATGAACGTACGTACGTGCAAAACTCCTTTGGGAAGGAAACCAAGGGCCCTTTTCGAAAGCAAGGACCACATCTGATTGGGGAGACTGGGCTGAATGCTGCGTtctattttcatatttgttttatCTCTTTGCGGTTTCGAATGAGGACTACATGTTTTCACAGCGTTCAAActgcaaatatatatatcacgtCGGCAGAACATCATGCTGTTGCAATATAACTGGAATGTGTTTTCttcattattaatttattactattttttatGACATGAATTTCTCTCGTCTTCTATGTGTTTCTTTTAAACAACGGGAAAACTGCACATGGAATTGCAACAATTTCTTGGATTTAGGCTGAGAAGAAGCTACCAAGTAGAAGATGTTTCAAACTTTATTCACATACATTAAAATGCTCTAAAATTGCATGGTTAAATGCCTTTTTGGTCACTGGGTTTTTCACGAAAATCCAATTTGGTCactgagaattttttttagccaAATTAGTCACCGTGTTTCCTaaagtttacaatttatagacATTTCGTTATCTTCTTCCTAAAATTTCTCCCAATGTGTTAAACCCTTAGAGGAAGAAAACTGCAAGTGCttcctaaaaaaataaaaataaaaacaacactTAACTGAAGATAACAAAATGTCTATAATTGTGAATTTTGGAAAACACGATAACCAATTTGgctaatttttttacttagtgaccaaattgaattttcatgtAAAACCCAATGACCAAAAAAGCATTTCAAGTGGCCTTATGTTCTATTTTAGAGCATTAATTCCCAATATATAATAAACCTTGACCTATTCATCTGagggtgaaaaaaaaaaaaaatttgattgagATGGAGAGCTCTTTGATAGTGCATCTAAGGATAAACTTCTCTAGCACCGAGTACATACACTCACAAAATcactatcataatatcgtaTTAATTAAAgctcttggtttaagcatgaaTTAATAATGTGGTCTTAAGGGTAGGTGCCGTCATCAACtacttgtttgtttaataTGAAAGTCAAATCAGTAATTCCTGCGCTGATGACTGCAAATGGACTCTGCTTAATCAAACATTCTAGTAGCTCTGCTACCAAAaggaaagtaaaaataataacattcTTATTGGCGCATGAAGTGACATAAGATAGAATGTTTAGCAAGAAATCAAACCTTTCTGCGACGTACTCTTCACAGATTGATagaatatttgaattgttaatggCTTTAGCTTTTGGGAGGAGCTCTTCAAAGTCAGTGCACTATATCTCCAAAGGACAAAAGCTCTAATCATGTTGGCGACTTTTAGCACCCACATTATGTAAAGGAAGTTGACAAAAGACATCAATTTGGAACATTGATTAGGATTATTTCACACAAGGCAATATCCAAAAGGAAAGTCAATTGGGCTCAATGTCAATGAAAACAGTGTTTAGTTCATTGCCGTTTCAAAAGCTCCGTCTAGAAGTGTGTCTTAAACTTCTGATGTAGTTTACGTTTCTGTTTCTGTCACCACTAAATACATGTTCCTAGACACCTATATCATAAAGCTTCAACATTCTTTGACATCCAAAAGTTTATAAATTTCGGAAAGACACCGGAAGTTTGTGTAATTGTCCGTGATGTACTACTCCATTATACTCTTCCAACACAATTTAGGTAGATATAAGTCAGTTGGGGGTTATGGAGTTAGAGAAAATGGTAAGCTGGTTCTGTTTGGTGG belongs to Prunus persica cultivar Lovell chromosome G4, Prunus_persica_NCBIv2, whole genome shotgun sequence and includes:
- the LOC18780976 gene encoding scarecrow-like protein 21 isoform X1, yielding MQESQKHIIPNVSHGCGEQPVEEPESYSWPPIPSVDHQASSDEVIQGTQLSVQHLAQYCTHESSSGTSTYHPVHSSPSSIGFSANGSPTSHPDLQNYQSCGSPVNQSCLSNDTDDLGHKMRELESVLLGNDLDAFDMYAITDELGPNQLSSEAENWEQMMEMISRGDLKEVLCACAKALANSDMSTTELLMSNLRQMVSVSGEPIQRLGAYMLEGLVARLASSGSAIYAALRCKEPASAELLSYMHILYEICPYFKFGYMSANGAIAEAMKDESRVHIIDFQVAQGSQWITLIQALAARPGGPPQIRITGIDDSTSAYARGGGLGLVGQRLSRLAESCKVPFEFHAAGISASEVQLENIEVRPGEAIAVNFAFMLHHMPDESVSCQNHRDRLLRLVKSLSPKVVTLVEQESNTNTAPFLPRFAETLSYFRAVFDSIDVALPREHKERINVEQHCLAREIVNIIACEGMERVERYELLSKWKSRFIMAGFSPYPLSSLVNGTIKTLLQSYSEKYTLEERDGALYLGWMNRVLVASCAWR
- the LOC18780976 gene encoding scarecrow-like transcription factor PAT1 isoform X2, coding for MRELESVLLGNDLDAFDMYAITDELGPNQLSSEAENWEQMMEMISRGDLKEVLCACAKALANSDMSTTELLMSNLRQMVSVSGEPIQRLGAYMLEGLVARLASSGSAIYAALRCKEPASAELLSYMHILYEICPYFKFGYMSANGAIAEAMKDESRVHIIDFQVAQGSQWITLIQALAARPGGPPQIRITGIDDSTSAYARGGGLGLVGQRLSRLAESCKVPFEFHAAGISASEVQLENIEVRPGEAIAVNFAFMLHHMPDESVSCQNHRDRLLRLVKSLSPKVVTLVEQESNTNTAPFLPRFAETLSYFRAVFDSIDVALPREHKERINVEQHCLAREIVNIIACEGMERVERYELLSKWKSRFIMAGFSPYPLSSLVNGTIKTLLQSYSEKYTLEERDGALYLGWMNRVLVASCAWR